The following coding sequences are from one Clostridioides difficile ATCC 9689 = DSM 1296 window:
- the srtB gene encoding sortase SrtB, with amino-acid sequence MKKLYRIVINIILVLVILYSGFNIYSKLTKYNHDTKISSELQKKEYKKEDLSKINSDFKFWLSVENTNINYPVVQSKDNSYYLDKDFYKKDSISGTLFMDYRNKSIDDKNIIIYGHNMKNKTMFNNLNKFKDADFFKKNNKIKITLNGKEFLYDVFSAYIVESDYDYLKTNFNNESDYQNYINDITSKSLYKSPIKVNSNDKIVTLSTCTYEFDDARMVIHGRLI; translated from the coding sequence TTGAAAAAATTATATAGAATAGTAATTAACATTATACTAGTATTAGTAATACTTTACAGTGGATTTAATATATACTCAAAACTTACCAAATACAATCATGATACTAAAATATCCTCAGAACTTCAAAAAAAAGAATATAAAAAAGAGGATTTATCAAAGATTAACAGTGATTTTAAATTTTGGCTTTCTGTTGAGAATACAAATATAAATTATCCAGTTGTACAATCTAAAGATAATTCTTACTATCTTGACAAAGATTTTTATAAAAAAGATTCTATTTCTGGTACACTGTTTATGGATTATAGAAATAAATCTATTGATGACAAAAATATCATAATATATGGACATAATATGAAAAATAAAACTATGTTCAACAACCTAAATAAGTTTAAAGATGCTGACTTCTTTAAAAAAAATAATAAAATAAAAATAACCTTGAATGGAAAAGAATTTTTATATGATGTTTTTTCTGCTTATATTGTAGAATCTGATTATGATTATCTAAAAACAAATTTTAACAATGAATCTGATTATCAAAATTACATAAATGATATTACTTCTAAATCATTGTATAAATCTCCTATTAAGGTAAATAGCAATGATAAAATAGTTACACTTTCTACATGTACATATGAATTTGATGATGCCAGAATGGTGATTCATGGTAGATTG